DNA sequence from the Sulfurimonas sp. HSL3-7 genome:
TGCCGAGATCGCCGCGTAGGGGTGTGCACCGGTCGAAGCAACGCCGCGGACGGTAGAGGTCGAAGCGTTCTGTTCATGGTCGGCATGAAGTGTAAAGATGGCGTCAAGTGCACGTACTTCGACCTCGGATATTTGCAGGTCCTCTCCCGGATAGGCCCGCATCATATAGAGAAAGTTCTCGGTAAAGGAGCGTTCGATATCGGGATAGATGAAGGGAATGCCCAGCGAGCGGCGGTAGGTGAAAGCGGCGAGGGTGGGGATCTTGGCGATCAACCTTCTCGACATCACCTGGTAATCACCGTCGGTTTCGAGTTCTAGATGCTCGTAATGAAAGGTAGAGAGGGCGGATACGGCAGATGCCATCATCGCCATCGGATGCGCTTTGTCGGGGAAAGAGAAGAAGAGGTTTTTAAGTCCTTCATGGATAAAAGAGCGCTTTCTAATCTCATTGTCAAAGGCGATCAGTTCATTTTGATGAGGCAAACGCCCTTCAAGCAGAAGAAAACAGACATCAAGATAGCTTTTCCTGTCTGCAAGTTCTTCTATCGCATAACCGCGGTACCGCAGCTCTCCTTTCTCCCCGTCAATATAAGTGATATCGGAACTGCAGCTTGCGGTAGAGGTAAAACCGGGGTCATAGGTGAACATCCCTGTTTCGGCATATAGTTTACGTATATCGATCACATCCTGACCCTTGGAAGGGTTCAATATCGGAAACTCATAACGTTTGCCGTCACGGTTGTCGATCAAAGTCACCGTTGCCATTTTCTCTCCTTTTAATACTTTAACAAGAAACGTTAAAACCTTTCTTGCTTTAGAGCTGCTCTCTATGGTAAAAAATAGCACAGTTAATGTAATAGTGAGCTAAAACAAAAGCGGTTTACTCAGGAATAAAGCTTGGGCTATCATGCAACATAACATTGCACAAACCCTTGTTCACAATACACTTAATCTGCATCTTATGCTACTATATAAAAGAGTG
Encoded proteins:
- a CDS encoding citrate synthase, with the translated sequence MATVTLIDNRDGKRYEFPILNPSKGQDVIDIRKLYAETGMFTYDPGFTSTASCSSDITYIDGEKGELRYRGYAIEELADRKSYLDVCFLLLEGRLPHQNELIAFDNEIRKRSFIHEGLKNLFFSFPDKAHPMAMMASAVSALSTFHYEHLELETDGDYQVMSRRLIAKIPTLAAFTYRRSLGIPFIYPDIERSFTENFLYMMRAYPGEDLQISEVEVRALDAIFTLHADHEQNASTSTVRGVASTGAHPYAAISAGINALWGRAHGGANESVIAQLEFIGSLDNVDDFIQRAKDPEDPFKLMGFGHRVYKNFDPRARILKALLDELKDELGVDSELLAIAKKIEEVALNDSYFIERKLYPNIDFYSGLILTALKIPKNMFTNIFVIGRTVGWITQWMELKHDKEMKIARPRQRYIGPIKEII